From Gemmatimonadaceae bacterium, a single genomic window includes:
- a CDS encoding GNAT family N-acetyltransferase — protein MPPTVSVAIAPLSAADRAAWDALARGYKAFYQTPTTDAAFDAAWHRLMAHDGVFGLGATVDGQLVGLAHYLFHTSVWTPTVCYLQDLFTAPAMRGRGVARALIEAVAGEARGRGAARYYWLTQDHNATARALYDAVAKCNGFIRYDYPV, from the coding sequence GTGCCGCCTACCGTTTCCGTCGCCATCGCACCGTTGTCTGCTGCTGACCGCGCAGCCTGGGATGCCTTGGCCCGCGGCTACAAGGCGTTTTACCAGACACCAACCACTGATGCGGCGTTCGACGCGGCCTGGCACCGGTTGATGGCGCACGACGGCGTGTTCGGGCTGGGGGCCACGGTGGACGGACAGCTGGTTGGTCTCGCGCACTACCTGTTCCACACCAGCGTGTGGACGCCGACCGTGTGCTATTTGCAGGACCTGTTCACCGCTCCGGCGATGCGTGGCCGCGGTGTGGCGCGCGCGTTGATCGAGGCGGTGGCCGGCGAGGCACGTGGGCGCGGGGCGGCGCGGTACTACTGGTTGACGCAGGACCACAATGCCACGGCGCGCGCGCTGTACGATGCGGTGGCGAAATGCAACGGGTTCATTCGGTACGACTATCCGGTGTGA